One Dictyoglomus turgidum DSM 6724 DNA window includes the following coding sequences:
- a CDS encoding DUF4388 domain-containing protein: MSLNGDLKSVSLWEVLEILSFSRKTGRLQLTKDKKKTDVYFEDGKIKHIKADTCEDEDAILHLALWKEGNFAFYPDEKAPKANLNLDPLHILVDVSKDIDLIEYLGDLVFLFVNVANLSDEERQVGNLFDGIRTTKDIILNSPYGEYRTLRIIEKLRRNKNLLRIDDNINLFWTYTFWRYFIFTLERENERDFRKKWSDQLNKLTTYKLAFEILTKDRKVEWYNVYPLIKDAPSNEYFNVIKNVFFFIENYRKLEINNVIDTGKILFLSQELDPFMSKIYVPIKYSEVIEENIVLWSLDGKRTFKDVENILPFGDLRRLQLIKSVLDKKLVLPLGYNIKLDLLNYFFMAWQEMLAKFEKIGKREEFVKEWDRFISESLSDVKHLFSYLPSESKQNFPYFYRNIANSQEEELRAFLKEALKLIIDFASKTLPKEEVDNLINKIMDHAKTYASDKLIEAAQRILSEVYVS; this comes from the coding sequence ATGAGCCTTAATGGGGATCTGAAAAGTGTCTCCTTGTGGGAGGTTTTAGAGATACTATCTTTTAGTAGGAAAACTGGTAGACTACAACTTACAAAGGATAAAAAAAAGACTGATGTTTACTTTGAGGACGGAAAAATAAAGCATATAAAGGCAGACACCTGTGAGGATGAAGATGCTATTTTGCATCTTGCTCTTTGGAAAGAAGGAAATTTTGCTTTTTATCCTGATGAAAAGGCTCCTAAAGCTAATTTAAATCTTGATCCTCTCCATATTTTGGTAGATGTATCAAAGGATATTGATTTAATAGAATATCTTGGGGATTTAGTGTTTCTCTTTGTTAATGTTGCTAATTTATCTGACGAGGAAAGACAAGTAGGAAATCTTTTTGATGGGATTAGAACAACAAAAGATATAATTTTAAATTCCCCTTATGGTGAATATAGAACCCTTAGAATAATTGAGAAATTAAGAAGAAATAAGAATCTTTTAAGAATTGATGATAATATTAATTTATTCTGGACCTATACTTTTTGGAGATACTTCATATTTACCCTTGAAAGAGAAAATGAAAGAGATTTTAGGAAGAAATGGTCCGATCAATTGAATAAATTGACTACTTATAAACTTGCTTTTGAGATACTTACGAAGGATAGAAAAGTAGAATGGTATAATGTCTATCCTTTAATTAAAGATGCTCCTTCTAATGAATATTTTAACGTAATAAAAAATGTATTTTTTTTCATAGAAAATTATAGAAAACTTGAGATCAATAATGTGATTGATACTGGAAAGATTTTATTCTTATCTCAGGAATTGGATCCTTTCATGTCTAAAATCTACGTCCCTATAAAATATAGTGAAGTAATTGAAGAAAATATTGTATTGTGGTCTCTTGATGGAAAAAGGACCTTTAAAGATGTAGAGAATATTTTACCCTTTGGAGATCTTAGGAGACTTCAGTTGATAAAGTCGGTCCTTGACAAGAAGTTAGTATTGCCCTTGGGGTATAACATAAAACTTGATCTTCTGAACTATTTCTTTATGGCTTGGCAGGAGATGCTAGCAAAATTTGAAAAAATAGGCAAGAGAGAAGAGTTTGTGAAGGAGTGGGACAGATTTATCTCCGAGAGCTTATCTGATGTCAAGCATTTATTCTCTTATCTCCCATCAGAATCAAAACAGAATTTCCCATATTTTTACAGAAATATTGCCAATTCTCAAGAAGAAGAATTGAGAGCATTCTTGAAAGAAGCCCTTAAGTTAATCATAGATTTTGCCTCTAAGACTTTGCCCAAAGAGGAAGTTGATAACTTAATTAACAAGATTATGGATCATGCTAAGACTTATGCATCGGACAAACTAATTGAGGCAGCCCAAAGGATACTTTCTGAGGTCTATGTAAGCTAA
- a CDS encoding carbohydrate binding domain-containing protein, translating to MYKKLSYLLLVLFLIFVVSGCAPKETGMPIAVSQEAVKEVTKEVPNIPNAVLITTFESGKEEGWTPNGEGVSIAVVDKDTHTGKYSLYITGRKVGWNGAQIQLKDLLKPGKTYSISLWVKHNSELPQHIGITMRRRYDSDSSTQYDWISHNQETPGGKWIELSGTYQIPAGVNILDLALYVEVPSNSTLDLYIDDLVIVEGKQSFRITPELFNLFASYFKDYLN from the coding sequence TTGTATAAGAAGCTATCCTATTTGCTTTTGGTGTTATTTTTGATCTTTGTAGTTTCCGGTTGTGCCCCTAAGGAGACAGGGATGCCTATTGCTGTTTCTCAAGAAGCTGTGAAAGAAGTAACTAAGGAAGTTCCAAATATACCTAATGCTGTTCTTATTACTACTTTTGAATCTGGAAAAGAAGAGGGATGGACTCCTAATGGAGAAGGTGTATCCATAGCTGTGGTTGATAAAGATACGCATACAGGAAAATATAGCTTATATATTACGGGAAGAAAAGTAGGTTGGAATGGAGCTCAAATTCAACTAAAGGATCTTTTAAAACCAGGAAAGACTTACAGTATATCTTTATGGGTTAAGCACAATTCTGAATTACCTCAGCATATTGGTATCACTATGAGAAGAAGGTATGATAGTGATAGTAGTACTCAATATGATTGGATAAGCCACAATCAAGAGACCCCAGGTGGTAAATGGATAGAGCTTTCTGGAACATATCAAATACCTGCAGGAGTAAATATCCTTGATTTAGCTTTATATGTAGAAGTACCTAGTAATTCTACCCTTGATTTATATATTGACGATCTGGTAATTGTGGAAGGGAAACAGAGTTTTAGAATTACTCCAGAACTTTTTAATTTGTTTGCAAGCTATTTTAAAGACTATTTAAATTAA